The following are encoded together in the Streptomyces sp. NBC_00341 genome:
- a CDS encoding alpha/beta hydrolase, whose amino-acid sequence MRVSELRDAKPLLLTDAGDAWDALAEQFTTHAGDFGKYLHRPLSQDGAWGGATAESADDRLARMQRDLNVAKQELDGVGEVLRACGEALLTYQGRLADAVADATDAGYKVADDGTVTAPTVGADHMMPGDIAIMHRDQAARAQGYADRIGDAWNAAQAADKEYTAAIELFTDAANRCAKGDWSAGLLELATADALNTELLSELGMPDGKASPDAVQAWWAGLSPSLQAELIQDYPQEIGNRDGVPMADRDRANRTYLPMLLSSLESDYASATGGEAAALKDKIDGVKGIQQQLDRGREPRPYLLGLGSQGNGRAIVSFGNPDTSKNVSAYVPGLNTKLSGHFASADVERAWNVAHAANKKYPGATTASIVWLGYDAPQLGGVEWSATDVMRDDDAKAGAPAYNGFLNGIRATHESGSPHVTAIGHSYGSLTVGEATQQPGGIPADDVILVGSPGVGVDKAADLGVGADHVYVGAAENDQVSNLPTGNPLQYIAPGSEYGPKENWFGTDPADDHFGGHHFSVAPGEDTGLMGLVTGDLPAHSIYFEPGKGGASLDNIASVVAGHANEITTAAPR is encoded by the coding sequence ATGCGAGTCTCGGAGCTCCGTGATGCCAAGCCACTCCTGCTGACCGACGCCGGCGATGCCTGGGACGCGTTGGCGGAGCAGTTCACCACTCACGCAGGCGACTTTGGCAAGTACCTGCACCGCCCTCTCAGTCAGGACGGGGCCTGGGGCGGTGCCACCGCCGAGTCGGCCGACGACAGACTCGCCCGAATGCAGCGGGACTTGAACGTCGCCAAGCAGGAACTCGACGGCGTGGGCGAAGTGTTGAGGGCCTGTGGCGAAGCGCTCCTGACCTACCAGGGCCGACTCGCGGACGCAGTCGCGGACGCCACGGACGCCGGATACAAAGTCGCCGACGACGGCACGGTCACTGCCCCGACTGTCGGCGCCGACCACATGATGCCGGGCGACATCGCGATCATGCATCGAGACCAGGCCGCTCGCGCTCAGGGGTACGCCGACCGGATCGGTGACGCCTGGAACGCGGCGCAGGCGGCGGACAAGGAGTACACGGCGGCGATCGAACTCTTCACCGATGCGGCCAACCGGTGCGCCAAGGGTGACTGGAGCGCCGGCCTGCTGGAACTGGCGACAGCTGACGCACTCAATACCGAGCTGCTGTCCGAGCTCGGCATGCCGGACGGAAAGGCGTCGCCCGACGCCGTACAGGCGTGGTGGGCGGGGCTCTCCCCCAGCCTCCAGGCCGAGCTGATCCAGGACTACCCGCAGGAGATCGGCAACCGGGACGGCGTACCGATGGCCGACCGGGACCGGGCCAACCGGACCTACCTGCCCATGCTGTTGAGTAGCCTGGAGTCCGACTACGCATCCGCGACCGGGGGCGAGGCGGCGGCTCTCAAGGACAAGATCGACGGCGTGAAGGGCATCCAGCAGCAACTGGACCGGGGGCGCGAGCCCCGCCCGTATCTCCTAGGCCTCGGCTCGCAGGGCAACGGCCGCGCCATCGTCTCGTTCGGCAACCCGGACACCTCGAAGAACGTCTCCGCGTATGTGCCGGGCCTGAACACCAAGCTGAGCGGGCACTTCGCGTCTGCGGACGTGGAGCGGGCGTGGAATGTGGCGCACGCCGCGAACAAGAAATATCCGGGCGCCACGACCGCATCCATCGTTTGGCTCGGCTATGACGCACCGCAGCTGGGCGGTGTCGAGTGGTCGGCCACCGACGTCATGAGGGACGATGACGCCAAGGCCGGAGCCCCGGCGTACAACGGCTTTTTGAATGGCATTCGGGCCACCCATGAATCCGGGTCCCCGCATGTGACGGCCATCGGCCACTCGTACGGCTCCCTGACCGTGGGTGAGGCAACCCAGCAGCCCGGCGGAATCCCCGCCGACGACGTGATCCTCGTGGGCAGCCCGGGGGTCGGCGTCGACAAGGCCGCCGACCTCGGCGTGGGCGCCGATCACGTCTACGTCGGTGCGGCGGAGAACGACCAGGTGAGCAACCTGCCCACGGGTAACCCTCTGCAGTACATCGCACCGGGCAGTGAGTACGGCCCCAAGGAGAACTGGTTCGGTACCGATCCGGCCGACGACCATTTCGGAGGTCATCACTTCAGCGTCGCCCCCGGCGAGGACACCGGCCTCATGGGGCTCGTGACCGGCGATCTGCCCGCGCATTCGATCTACTTCGAACCGGGCAAGGGCGGAGCTTCCCTGGACAACATCGCGAGCGTCGTGGCCGGTCATGCTAACGAGATCACGACGGCGGCGCCGAGGTGA
- a CDS encoding xanthine dehydrogenase family protein molybdopterin-binding subunit, which produces MSNDAATAGGATHTAISIPSLDGPDGPEGEQPVFGLGASLPPADARPKTEGTFPYAADLWAEGLLWAAVLRSPHPHARILSIDTSAAVEMPGVRAVVTHEDVPGESAYGRRVVDRPVFASELVRHHGEPIAAVAADHPDTARLAAAAIAVEYEVLEPVTDPEKAFAAEPLHPDGNLIRHIPLRYGDPEIVGEVIVEGLYRIGRQDPAPIGAEAGLAVPRPDGGVEIYTASTDPHTDRDLAAACFGLEPDRVKVVVTGVPGATGDREDPGFQLPLGLLALRTGCPVKLAATREESFLGHAHRHPTLLRYRHHADAEGRLVKVEAQILLDAGAYADDSSESLAAAVAFACGPYVVPHAFIEGWAVRTNNPPSGHVRGEGAMQVCAAYEGQMDKLAAKLSLDPAELRLRNALSTGDILPTGQTVTCPAPVAELLRAVRDFRLPSLPKDSPEDDWLLPGGPEGAGEPGAVRRGVGYALGMVHMLGAEGADEVSTATVRVHDGVATVICAAVETGQGFSTLARQVVQETLGIEEVHVASVDTDQPPAGPATHGRHTWVSAGAVERAAKMVRTQLLQPLAHQFGMSTELLQIADGKITSYDGVLSTTVMEAMDGKELWATAQCRPHPTEPLDESGQGDAFVGLAFCAIRAVVDVDIELGSVRVVEMAVAQDVGRVLNPSQLATRIEAGITQGIGTALTENLRTARGLIRHPDLTGYALPTSLDAPDIRIVRLVEERDVVAPFGAKPASAVPVVTSPAAVAAAVRSATGRPVNRLPIRPQAAVATVRS; this is translated from the coding sequence GTGAGCAACGACGCAGCCACCGCGGGCGGCGCGACCCACACGGCGATCAGCATCCCCTCACTGGACGGGCCCGACGGCCCCGAGGGCGAGCAGCCGGTGTTCGGCCTCGGCGCCTCGCTGCCGCCGGCCGACGCCCGCCCCAAGACCGAGGGCACCTTCCCGTACGCCGCCGACCTGTGGGCCGAGGGACTGCTCTGGGCGGCCGTGCTCCGCTCCCCGCACCCGCACGCGCGCATCCTGTCGATCGACACCTCGGCCGCCGTAGAGATGCCGGGCGTACGCGCGGTCGTCACCCATGAGGACGTACCCGGCGAGAGCGCCTACGGACGCCGCGTCGTGGACCGTCCCGTCTTCGCCTCCGAGCTGGTCCGCCACCACGGCGAGCCGATCGCCGCGGTCGCCGCCGACCACCCCGACACCGCCAGGCTGGCCGCCGCCGCCATCGCCGTCGAGTACGAGGTGCTGGAACCGGTCACCGACCCGGAGAAGGCCTTCGCCGCGGAACCGCTGCACCCCGACGGCAACCTGATCCGCCACATCCCGCTGCGCTACGGCGACCCGGAGATCGTGGGCGAGGTGATCGTCGAGGGGCTGTACCGCATCGGCCGCCAGGACCCGGCGCCGATCGGTGCCGAGGCCGGGCTCGCCGTGCCCCGCCCCGACGGCGGCGTCGAGATCTACACCGCCTCCACCGACCCGCACACCGACCGCGACCTCGCCGCCGCCTGCTTCGGCCTCGAACCGGACCGGGTGAAGGTCGTCGTGACCGGCGTCCCCGGCGCCACCGGCGACCGCGAGGACCCCGGATTCCAGCTCCCGCTGGGGCTGCTCGCCCTGCGCACCGGCTGCCCGGTCAAGCTGGCCGCCACCCGCGAGGAGTCCTTCCTCGGCCACGCGCACCGCCACCCGACGCTGCTCCGCTACCGCCACCACGCCGACGCCGAGGGCCGGTTGGTGAAGGTCGAGGCGCAGATCCTCCTCGACGCGGGCGCGTACGCCGACGACTCCTCCGAATCGCTGGCCGCCGCCGTCGCGTTCGCCTGCGGCCCCTACGTCGTCCCGCACGCCTTCATCGAGGGCTGGGCCGTCCGTACGAACAACCCGCCGTCCGGCCACGTCCGGGGCGAGGGCGCGATGCAGGTCTGCGCCGCGTACGAGGGCCAGATGGACAAGCTGGCCGCCAAGCTCTCCCTCGACCCGGCCGAACTGCGGCTCCGCAACGCCCTGTCCACCGGCGACATCCTGCCCACCGGACAGACCGTGACCTGCCCGGCCCCCGTCGCGGAACTCCTGCGCGCGGTACGGGACTTCCGGCTCCCCTCGCTCCCCAAGGACTCCCCGGAGGACGACTGGCTGCTCCCGGGCGGCCCGGAGGGCGCGGGCGAACCCGGCGCGGTGCGGCGCGGGGTGGGCTACGCGCTGGGCATGGTCCACATGCTCGGTGCGGAGGGCGCGGACGAGGTCTCCACGGCGACGGTCCGGGTCCACGACGGGGTCGCCACCGTCATCTGCGCCGCCGTCGAGACGGGCCAGGGCTTCTCGACACTGGCCCGCCAGGTCGTCCAGGAGACCCTGGGCATCGAGGAGGTCCACGTGGCCTCCGTCGACACCGACCAGCCCCCCGCGGGACCGGCCACGCACGGCCGTCACACCTGGGTCTCGGCCGGAGCCGTTGAACGCGCCGCGAAGATGGTCCGCACCCAGCTGCTCCAGCCGTTGGCCCACCAGTTCGGCATGTCCACCGAACTGCTCCAGATCGCCGACGGCAAGATCACCAGTTACGACGGGGTGCTCTCGACGACCGTCATGGAGGCGATGGACGGCAAGGAGCTCTGGGCCACCGCCCAGTGCCGCCCCCACCCCACGGAGCCGTTGGACGAGTCCGGCCAGGGCGACGCCTTCGTCGGCCTCGCCTTCTGCGCGATCCGGGCCGTGGTGGACGTCGACATCGAGCTCGGCTCGGTCCGCGTCGTGGAGATGGCCGTCGCCCAGGACGTCGGCCGGGTCCTCAACCCGTCCCAGCTGGCGACCCGGATCGAGGCGGGCATCACCCAGGGCATCGGCACCGCCCTCACGGAGAACCTCCGCACCGCCCGCGGCCTCATCCGCCACCCCGACCTCACGGGTTACGCCCTGCCGACCTCCCTCGACGCGCCGGACATCCGCATCGTCCGACTCGTCGAGGAGCGCGACGTGGTGGCCCCGTTCGGCGCCAAACCCGCCTCCGCGGTCCCCGTGGTGACCTCCCCGGCCGCGGTGGCGGCGGCGGTCCGCTCGGCCACCGGTCGCCCGGTCAACCGCCTCCCGATCCGGCCGCAGGCAGCGGTGGCGACGGTCAGGTCCTGA
- a CDS encoding 2Fe-2S iron-sulfur cluster-binding protein, whose translation MSNEDHTEQHGGWEPIPQSGEYDGESTAFVHLPPEDLANIPLAAPGQGYVPPMILPLTPAAGIDPAATGSWVVRTPDGQDSRGDGQDHAPGAEQPAPEAVHWPDPNQQQAPYGYQQTPYQPHPPGEQYPDRYREDRAATGQWNFAESAESAEPAGHTGQWQIPVADGDLPEESGEFSPSAAAAWYADRTPPATLPGGAPAPWATREPEPPAGDNAPPRGADHDGTPDAPDGAADAHEVPPEAALQDASQPAMEHPGPAEPVTEPGTEPVAEPAADPVAEPVAEDAPDTGATDAEAAPDTDVTAPDAADTPAEAEAEADATDPRVTDPAPTPDLAPDLDADPDVTDPEAAPAPRLDLPSEHPSVSYALHVNGVDRPVTDAWIGESLLYVLRERLGLAGAKDGCSQGECGACNVQVDGRLVASCLVPAATAAGSEVRTVEGLAVDGEPSDVQRALADCGAVQCGFCIPGMAMTVHDLLEGNHAPSELETRQALCGNLCRCSGYRGVLDAVNEVIAGREAASAPAPESAEQSTGQSTGQPTEQSAKQDEARIPHQAPPGAGSVQAHLQDGGMA comes from the coding sequence GTGAGCAACGAGGACCACACCGAACAGCACGGGGGATGGGAGCCGATCCCCCAGAGCGGTGAGTACGACGGCGAGTCGACCGCCTTCGTCCACCTGCCGCCGGAGGACCTGGCGAACATCCCGCTGGCCGCGCCCGGCCAGGGCTACGTACCGCCGATGATCCTGCCGCTGACCCCGGCCGCCGGGATCGACCCGGCGGCCACCGGCAGCTGGGTCGTCCGGACACCGGACGGGCAGGACAGCCGGGGCGACGGGCAGGACCACGCCCCGGGCGCGGAGCAGCCCGCCCCCGAGGCGGTGCACTGGCCCGACCCGAACCAGCAGCAGGCGCCGTACGGATACCAGCAGACCCCGTACCAGCCGCACCCGCCGGGGGAGCAGTACCCGGACCGGTACCGCGAGGACCGGGCCGCCACCGGCCAGTGGAACTTCGCGGAGTCCGCCGAGTCCGCGGAACCGGCCGGGCACACCGGCCAGTGGCAGATCCCGGTCGCCGACGGCGATCTCCCCGAGGAGTCCGGCGAGTTCTCCCCCTCCGCGGCGGCCGCCTGGTACGCGGACCGCACCCCGCCGGCCACCCTGCCCGGCGGCGCGCCCGCCCCCTGGGCGACGCGCGAGCCCGAACCCCCGGCCGGGGACAACGCCCCGCCGCGGGGGGCGGACCACGACGGGACACCGGACGCGCCGGACGGCGCGGCGGACGCGCACGAAGTCCCGCCGGAGGCAGCCCTCCAGGACGCGTCGCAGCCCGCCATGGAGCACCCCGGCCCGGCCGAACCGGTCACGGAGCCAGGCACGGAGCCGGTGGCGGAACCTGCTGCGGACCCGGTCGCGGAGCCGGTCGCAGAGGACGCGCCGGACACCGGGGCCACGGACGCCGAAGCGGCACCGGACACCGATGTCACGGCCCCGGACGCGGCGGACACGCCCGCCGAAGCCGAAGCCGAAGCCGACGCCACGGATCCCCGAGTCACAGACCCCGCCCCCACCCCCGACCTCGCCCCTGATCTCGACGCCGATCCCGACGTCACGGACCCGGAGGCCGCCCCGGCCCCCCGGCTCGACCTGCCCAGCGAGCACCCCTCCGTCTCGTACGCGCTGCACGTGAACGGCGTCGACCGGCCCGTCACCGACGCCTGGATCGGTGAGTCGCTGCTCTACGTACTGCGCGAGCGCCTCGGCCTCGCCGGGGCCAAGGACGGCTGCTCACAGGGCGAGTGCGGTGCCTGCAACGTCCAGGTGGACGGCCGGCTCGTCGCCTCCTGCCTGGTCCCCGCGGCCACCGCGGCGGGCAGCGAGGTGCGGACCGTCGAGGGCCTGGCCGTCGACGGCGAACCGTCCGACGTCCAGCGGGCGCTGGCCGACTGCGGCGCCGTCCAGTGCGGCTTCTGCATCCCCGGAATGGCCATGACCGTCCACGACCTGCTGGAGGGCAACCACGCCCCCAGCGAGCTGGAGACCCGTCAGGCACTCTGCGGCAACCTCTGCCGCTGCTCCGGCTACCGGGGGGTGCTCGACGCCGTGAACGAGGTCATCGCGGGCCGTGAGGCGGCCTCCGCACCCGCACCGGAATCCGCGGAACAGTCCACGGGACAGTCCACGGGACAGCCCACGGAACAGTCCGCGAAACAGGACGAGGCACGCATCCCGCACCAGGCGCCCCCCGGCGCGGGTAGTGTGCAGGCCCATCTGCAGGACGGAGGCATGGCGTGA
- a CDS encoding xanthine dehydrogenase family protein subunit M has translation MTTQAPQATQSVTLPASLDEAVAALGAMPAAVPVAGGTDLMSAVNKGLLRPSGLVGLGRISELRGWHYQDGHALLGAGLTHARMGRPDFAALIPALAASARAAGPPQIRNAGTLGGNIATAAPTGDALPVLAALEAELVIAGPGGARREIPVSHLLAGREMLEPAELIGFVRVPLLHAPQVFLKATGRTGPGRATASVAIVLDPARRGVRCAVGAIAPMPLRPLEAERWIASLIDWDGERGLAPDALAAFGEYVAAACIPDEPPPADGGEAPPLSPAVLHLRRTVAALARRALGRALS, from the coding sequence TTGACCACGCAAGCACCGCAGGCGACGCAGTCCGTCACGCTGCCTGCCTCGCTGGACGAGGCAGTGGCGGCACTCGGTGCCATGCCTGCCGCCGTCCCCGTGGCAGGCGGCACGGACCTGATGTCGGCCGTCAACAAGGGCCTCCTGCGCCCCTCCGGCCTGGTCGGACTCGGCCGGATCAGCGAACTGAGGGGCTGGCACTACCAGGACGGTCACGCCCTCCTCGGCGCCGGGCTCACCCACGCCCGGATGGGCCGCCCCGACTTCGCCGCCCTCATCCCCGCCCTGGCCGCCTCCGCCCGCGCCGCCGGCCCGCCGCAGATCCGCAACGCCGGGACGCTCGGCGGCAACATCGCCACCGCCGCCCCGACCGGGGACGCCCTGCCGGTCCTGGCCGCGCTGGAGGCCGAGCTGGTCATCGCCGGCCCCGGCGGCGCCCGCCGCGAGATCCCGGTCTCGCACCTGCTGGCCGGCCGCGAGATGCTGGAGCCCGCAGAGCTGATCGGCTTCGTCCGGGTACCCCTGCTGCACGCCCCGCAGGTCTTCCTCAAGGCGACCGGACGCACCGGCCCCGGCCGGGCCACCGCCTCCGTCGCGATCGTCCTCGACCCGGCCCGGCGCGGAGTGCGCTGCGCGGTCGGCGCCATCGCGCCGATGCCGCTGCGGCCGCTGGAGGCCGAACGCTGGATCGCCTCGCTGATCGACTGGGACGGCGAACGGGGCCTGGCGCCCGACGCGCTGGCCGCCTTCGGCGAGTACGTCGCCGCGGCGTGCATCCCGGACGAGCCACCGCCCGCCGACGGGGGAGAGGCGCCACCGCTGTCCCCCGCCGTACTGCACCTGCGGCGCACCGTCGCAGCGCTGGCCCGACGCGCGCTGGGGAGGGCACTGTCGTGA
- a CDS encoding beta-N-acetylhexosaminidase produces MDMELIPAPVRAGGPGDQGGGGFVLDASTTITAAPGTETTERWLRATLGAAFGLSLAPAAEGAEQSVRLLTDSALEPEAYRLTTLPGNSVAITGGSPAGVFWGAQTLRQLLGPEAFRRAPVDGAARPGFGFTDIEDGPRFGWRGMMLDVSRHFMPKTDVLRYLDLLAAHKLNVFHFHLTDDQGWRIEIKRHPRLTEAGAWRSRTKHGHRASELWDETPHGGFYTQDDIREIVAYAAARHIRVVPEIDIPGHSQATITAYPELGNTDVIDTTALTVWDDWGVAPNVLAPTEQTLRFFEGVFEEVLELFPAATSPFIHVGGDECPKDQWKRSPAAQARIKELGLADEDELQSWFIRHFDSWLTARGRRLIGWDEILEGGLAEGAAVSSWRGYGGGIAAAEAGHDVVMCPEQQVYLDHRQDGGPDEPMPIGYVRTLEDVYRFEPVPPGLSEEAARHVLGTQANVWTEVMQNRARVDYQVFPRLAAFAEVAWSALPAPEERDFAGFERRMTAHYARLDALGVDYRPSSGPLPWQRRPGILGRPLEGAPPRV; encoded by the coding sequence ATGGACATGGAACTGATCCCGGCCCCCGTGCGCGCCGGTGGCCCCGGTGACCAGGGCGGGGGCGGATTCGTCCTGGACGCGTCCACCACCATCACGGCGGCGCCCGGCACCGAGACCACAGAGCGCTGGCTGCGCGCCACGCTCGGCGCCGCCTTCGGCCTGTCGCTCGCCCCCGCCGCGGAGGGCGCGGAGCAGTCCGTCCGGCTGCTGACCGACTCCGCCCTGGAGCCCGAGGCGTACCGGCTGACCACCCTGCCCGGCAACAGCGTCGCGATCACCGGGGGCAGCCCCGCCGGGGTGTTCTGGGGCGCGCAGACGCTGCGTCAGCTGCTCGGGCCCGAGGCGTTCCGCCGGGCGCCCGTGGACGGCGCCGCCCGGCCCGGCTTCGGGTTCACCGACATCGAGGACGGACCGCGCTTCGGCTGGCGCGGCATGATGCTCGACGTGTCACGGCACTTCATGCCCAAGACCGACGTCCTGCGCTACCTCGACCTCCTCGCCGCCCACAAGCTGAACGTCTTCCACTTCCACCTCACCGACGACCAGGGCTGGCGCATCGAGATCAAGCGCCACCCGCGCCTGACCGAGGCCGGCGCGTGGCGCTCGCGCACCAAGCACGGCCACCGGGCCTCCGAACTCTGGGACGAGACCCCGCACGGCGGTTTCTACACCCAGGACGACATCCGCGAGATCGTGGCGTACGCCGCCGCCCGGCACATCCGGGTCGTCCCCGAGATCGACATCCCGGGCCACTCGCAGGCGACCATCACCGCCTACCCGGAGCTGGGCAACACCGACGTCATCGACACCACCGCCCTGACCGTCTGGGACGACTGGGGCGTCGCCCCGAACGTCCTCGCCCCCACCGAGCAGACCCTGCGCTTCTTCGAGGGCGTCTTCGAGGAGGTCCTCGAACTCTTCCCCGCCGCCACCTCGCCGTTCATCCACGTCGGCGGCGACGAGTGCCCCAAGGACCAGTGGAAGCGCTCGCCCGCGGCCCAGGCCCGCATCAAGGAACTCGGCCTGGCCGACGAGGACGAGCTCCAGTCCTGGTTCATCCGGCACTTCGACAGCTGGCTCACCGCACGGGGCCGCCGCCTGATCGGCTGGGACGAGATCCTGGAGGGCGGACTCGCCGAGGGCGCGGCCGTCTCCTCGTGGCGCGGCTACGGGGGCGGCATCGCCGCCGCGGAGGCCGGGCACGACGTCGTGATGTGCCCGGAGCAGCAGGTCTACCTGGACCACCGTCAGGACGGCGGCCCCGACGAGCCGATGCCGATCGGTTACGTCCGCACCCTGGAGGACGTCTACCGCTTCGAACCCGTTCCGCCGGGCCTCTCCGAGGAGGCGGCCCGGCACGTCCTGGGCACCCAGGCCAACGTCTGGACCGAGGTCATGCAGAACCGGGCCCGGGTCGACTACCAGGTCTTCCCGCGGCTGGCCGCCTTCGCGGAGGTCGCCTGGTCGGCCCTGCCCGCCCCGGAGGAACGGGACTTCGCCGGCTTCGAGCGGCGGATGACCGCGCATTACGCGCGACTCGACGCGCTGGGTGTCGACTACCGGCCGTCGAGCGGCCCGTTGCCGTGGCAGCGGCGGCCCGGCATCCTCGGCCGCCCGCTCGAGGGAGCGCCCCCGCGCGTGTGA
- a CDS encoding carbohydrate ABC transporter permease produces MSLPSLSRVRRPGRLAAEAAALLIAVVVAFPLYWMVLSAFKPAGEVQSAHPRPWTLSPSLDSFRRVFQQQDFGRYFLNSLIVAGTVVIVSALIAFLAATAVTRFRFRFRTTLLIMFLVAQMVPVEALTIPLFFLMRDFGQLNTLGSLILPHLAFSLPFAIWMLRGFVKAVPDALEEAAYIDGASRARFLWQILFPLVFPGLVATSVFSFISTWNDFLFAKSFIISDTSQSTLPMALLVFFKPDENDWGGIMAASTVMTIPVLVFFVLVQRRLVSGLGGAVKD; encoded by the coding sequence GTGAGCCTGCCGTCCCTGTCGCGCGTCCGCCGGCCCGGCCGGCTCGCCGCCGAGGCGGCGGCGCTGCTGATCGCCGTCGTCGTGGCCTTCCCGCTGTACTGGATGGTGCTCTCGGCCTTCAAGCCGGCCGGAGAGGTCCAGTCCGCGCACCCGAGGCCCTGGACGCTGTCGCCGTCCCTGGACTCCTTCCGCCGGGTCTTCCAGCAGCAGGACTTCGGGCGCTACTTCCTCAACAGCCTGATCGTCGCCGGCACGGTCGTCATCGTCTCCGCGCTGATCGCCTTCCTGGCGGCGACGGCGGTCACCCGGTTCCGGTTCCGCTTCCGCACCACCCTGCTGATCATGTTCCTGGTCGCGCAGATGGTGCCGGTCGAGGCGCTGACGATCCCGCTGTTCTTCCTGATGCGCGACTTCGGCCAGCTGAACACGCTCGGCTCGCTGATCCTGCCGCACCTGGCCTTCTCGCTGCCGTTCGCGATCTGGATGCTGCGCGGCTTCGTCAAGGCCGTCCCGGACGCCCTGGAGGAGGCGGCGTACATCGACGGCGCGAGCCGGGCCCGCTTCCTGTGGCAGATCCTCTTCCCACTGGTCTTCCCGGGACTGGTCGCGACGAGCGTCTTCTCGTTCATCTCGACCTGGAACGACTTCCTCTTCGCGAAGTCGTTCATCATCAGCGACACCTCCCAGTCGACGCTCCCGATGGCGCTGCTGGTCTTCTTCAAACCCGATGAGAACGACTGGGGAGGGATCATGGCAGCCTCGACGGTGATGACCATCCCCGTGCTGGTCTTCTTCGTACTCGTACAGCGACGCCTGGTCTCGGGACTGGGCGGAGCGGTTAAGGACTGA